The following are encoded together in the Abyssisolibacter fermentans genome:
- a CDS encoding peptidoglycan-binding domain-containing protein has translation MYMNMRFKRKYVDGIYGDGMKRCVIKFRKDKGLKRLVI, from the coding sequence ATGTATATGAATATGAGGTTCAAAAGAAAATATGTGGATGGAATATATGGAGATGGAATGAAAAGATGTGTAATAAAATTCAGAAAAGATAAGGGTTTAAAAAGACTCGTGATATAG
- a CDS encoding radical SAM protein, with product MKYEGIVYRPPSEAYSLIIQVTIGCSHNKCTFCNMYKSKKFRVRKIDDVIKDLIEARRNYKCVKRIFLADGDALILKNEELKKILVKIQELFPECERIGIYGSPKNILRKTVEELRELKQLGLGIIYLGIESGSDEILKCVNKGVSSSEIVKAGKKVVSSGIKLSVMIISGLGGKEKWKEHAEESARVLNEIDPDYFALLTLLIHPETQIYEDIKAGKVELLNPNEIMIETKHLIKNLKLTNCVFRSNHASNYVALGGVFPKDKEIILKELEKAINEKYDYKDEHYRRL from the coding sequence ATGAAATATGAAGGAATAGTATACAGGCCTCCAAGTGAAGCTTACAGCCTTATTATTCAAGTAACAATAGGTTGTTCACATAATAAATGTACTTTTTGCAATATGTATAAAAGCAAAAAATTTAGGGTAAGAAAGATAGATGATGTAATAAAAGATCTAATTGAAGCAAGGCGTAACTATAAATGTGTCAAAAGAATATTTTTAGCAGATGGAGACGCACTGATATTAAAAAATGAAGAACTAAAAAAGATTTTGGTTAAAATACAAGAATTGTTTCCTGAATGTGAACGTATAGGTATATATGGATCACCCAAAAATATATTAAGAAAAACAGTAGAAGAGCTTAGAGAATTAAAACAATTAGGACTAGGAATAATTTATCTAGGAATAGAATCAGGAAGTGACGAGATTTTAAAATGTGTAAATAAAGGTGTATCTTCAAGCGAAATAGTTAAGGCAGGTAAAAAAGTTGTTTCTTCAGGTATAAAACTATCAGTGATGATTATATCAGGTTTAGGTGGCAAAGAAAAATGGAAAGAGCATGCAGAAGAATCTGCAAGAGTATTAAATGAAATTGATCCTGATTATTTTGCACTATTAACATTATTAATACACCCAGAAACTCAAATATATGAAGATATAAAAGCTGGTAAGGTTGAGTTGCTAAACCCAAATGAAATAATGATAGAGACTAAGCACCTAATTAAAAATCTTAAATTAACCAATTGTGTATTCAGAAGTAATCATGCATCTAATTATGTTGCTTTGGGTGGTGTTTTTCCAAAAGATAAAGAAATTATACTAAAGGAACTAGAAAAAGCAATAAATGAAAAATATGATTATAAGGATGAACATTATAGAAGACTATAG
- a CDS encoding ABC transporter ATP-binding protein, whose translation MINKGSNTNKRGHGRNGAMMMPVQKAKNFKGTFKRLLQYLKPRRFSIIACVILSIFSTVFSILSPKIMGLATSELFEVFNKRLKGDSSVSVDFSYILNILLVLAGLYIISALFTYIMRYIMASLAQKTVYDMRQEISGKLTKLPLKYYDAHTHGEILSRVTNDIDNISNTLQQSIIQLITSAIIIIGVIVMMLSISPLLTLVVVITLPLSIFITKSVAKRSQKYFKSQQKVLGQINGHVEEMYTGHKIVKAFGYEEKSIENFEKFNDELYNSGWKAQFISGIIMPLMRFVNNLGYVFVCIGGGILMIKNSIKLGDIQAFLQYSRNFSQPIVQTANIANIIQSTIASAERVFEILDEIEEIPDSENNKIAKKLKGEVVFKNVKFGYKEDVTLIKNMNIDVKQGDTVAIVGPTGAGKTTLVNLLMRFYEINDGSITIDGLDIRDFKRGALRSIFGMVLQDTWLFNGTIRDNIAYGRQDATEEEIIAAAKAANADFFIRTLPDGYDTVLNEEANNISQGQKQLLTIARAILADPAILILDEATSSVDTRTEIYIQKAMHTLMKGRTSFVIAHRLSTIKDADVILVMNDGDIIEKGTHEELLNQQGFYADLYNSQFVGNDAQEAI comes from the coding sequence ATGATAAATAAAGGTAGTAATACAAATAAAAGAGGACATGGAAGAAATGGTGCAATGATGATGCCCGTTCAGAAAGCTAAAAATTTTAAAGGTACTTTTAAGAGACTTCTACAATACCTAAAGCCAAGGAGATTTAGTATAATAGCTTGCGTTATATTATCTATATTTTCAACTGTATTTAGTATATTAAGTCCTAAAATTATGGGACTCGCAACATCAGAATTGTTTGAAGTTTTTAATAAAAGGCTTAAAGGAGATTCTAGTGTTTCTGTTGATTTTTCATATATATTAAATATACTTTTGGTTCTTGCAGGGTTATATATCATTAGTGCCTTATTCACATATATTATGAGGTATATAATGGCTAGCTTAGCTCAAAAAACGGTATATGATATGCGTCAGGAAATAAGTGGAAAATTAACTAAATTACCTTTAAAATACTACGATGCTCATACACATGGAGAAATTTTAAGTAGAGTAACTAATGATATAGATAACATCAGCAACACATTACAACAAAGTATTATTCAGTTAATAACATCAGCTATAATTATTATTGGAGTAATAGTTATGATGTTATCTATAAGTCCTTTACTAACATTGGTTGTAGTAATAACATTGCCACTAAGTATATTTATAACAAAAAGTGTAGCAAAAAGGTCTCAAAAATATTTCAAATCACAACAAAAGGTACTTGGTCAGATCAATGGACATGTAGAAGAAATGTATACGGGACATAAAATAGTAAAAGCATTTGGATACGAAGAAAAATCTATAGAAAATTTTGAAAAGTTTAATGATGAATTATATAACTCAGGATGGAAGGCACAATTTATATCAGGAATCATTATGCCTTTAATGCGTTTCGTAAATAATTTGGGATATGTATTTGTATGTATTGGTGGAGGAATACTAATGATTAAGAATTCTATTAAACTAGGAGATATTCAAGCATTTTTGCAATATTCCAGAAACTTTAGTCAACCGATAGTACAAACCGCAAATATAGCAAATATTATTCAATCAACTATAGCATCAGCAGAGCGTGTTTTTGAAATATTAGATGAAATTGAAGAGATACCTGATAGTGAAAACAATAAAATAGCTAAAAAGCTAAAAGGTGAAGTTGTGTTTAAAAATGTTAAGTTTGGTTATAAAGAAGATGTTACATTAATAAAAAATATGAACATTGATGTTAAACAAGGTGATACAGTTGCTATAGTAGGTCCTACAGGAGCAGGAAAGACAACACTTGTAAATTTACTGATGAGGTTCTATGAAATAAATGATGGATCAATAACAATAGATGGATTGGATATTAGAGATTTTAAAAGAGGAGCTTTAAGAAGCATATTTGGTATGGTTTTACAAGACACATGGCTATTTAATGGAACTATAAGGGATAATATAGCATATGGTAGACAAGATGCTACAGAAGAAGAAATAATAGCTGCTGCAAAAGCAGCAAATGCAGACTTTTTTATTAGAACTCTTCCAGATGGATATGATACTGTATTAAATGAAGAAGCCAATAATATATCACAAGGTCAGAAACAGCTCTTAACTATAGCTAGAGCAATATTAGCTGATCCAGCTATACTAATACTTGACGAAGCTACAAGTAGTGTGGATACAAGAACAGAGATTTATATTCAAAAAGCAATGCATACACTTATGAAGGGGCGAACAAGCTTTGTTATAGCACATAGGCTTTCAACTATAAAAGATGCAGATGTCATATTAGTAATGAATGATGGAGATATTATTGAAAAAGGAACACATGAAGAACTACTAAATCAACAGGGCTTTTATGCAGATTTATATAATAGTCAGTTTGTAGGAAATGATGCTCAGGAGGCAATTTAA
- a CDS encoding GNAT family N-acetyltransferase produces the protein MNVTIKKVTKDNWKACIKLELDEQQKDYLPSNLYSIAESKFIKNMENFAVYHEQEVIGFVAYVLDDDGDMNLTRFMIDKKHQRKGYGKVALKKIINLIKDNYDNKEIWLSLHPENKAAIKLYTSCGFDIKVIGLESKDEIFLRCELSR, from the coding sequence ATGAACGTAACAATAAAAAAAGTAACTAAAGATAATTGGAAGGCTTGCATAAAGCTAGAATTAGATGAACAACAAAAAGATTACTTACCATCCAACTTATATTCAATTGCAGAATCAAAATTCATTAAAAACATGGAAAACTTTGCAGTATATCACGAACAAGAAGTCATAGGTTTTGTAGCATATGTATTAGATGATGATGGGGATATGAATCTTACAAGATTTATGATAGATAAAAAACATCAAAGAAAAGGGTATGGAAAAGTAGCATTAAAAAAAATAATAAACTTGATAAAAGATAATTACGATAACAAAGAAATATGGCTAAGTCTACATCCTGAGAATAAGGCTGCTATAAAATTATATACAAGTTGTGGGTTTGATATAAAAGTAATAGGTTTAGAATCGAAGGATGAGATATTTTTAAGGTGTGAATTAAGTAGATAA
- the pfkB gene encoding 1-phosphofructokinase — translation MIYTITFNPSIDYILQVDNFKFGEVNRVKEDYKYPGGKGINVSRVLNNLNVKSKALGFIGGFTGEYISKFLENEGVDTGFIRVEGDTRINVKLKTDEETEINCSGSEIKEDDLNKLFKEVERLTKDDFVVLAGNIQKTLPRDCYSQVQKICLKNKVKVVVDTTGDALISTLKYNPFLIKPNKYELSEIFDTEIVNKEEIIYYAEKLIQMGARNVIISMAGEGALLICDEGVYHAKVPQDIVKNSVGAGDSLIGGFLANYINTSDIIEAFKWGVTCGSATAFSDDLCKKHDVEKLLDEIEISKIK, via the coding sequence ATGATATATACCATAACATTTAATCCGTCTATAGACTACATTCTTCAAGTAGATAATTTTAAATTTGGAGAAGTTAATAGAGTAAAAGAGGACTATAAATATCCTGGTGGAAAGGGAATCAATGTATCAAGAGTATTAAATAATTTAAACGTAAAAAGTAAAGCACTGGGTTTTATAGGTGGATTTACAGGAGAATATATTAGCAAATTTTTAGAAAATGAGGGGGTTGATACTGGATTTATAAGAGTAGAAGGTGATACGCGTATTAATGTAAAGCTTAAAACCGATGAAGAGACGGAGATAAACTGTTCAGGTTCTGAAATAAAAGAAGACGACCTGAACAAGTTATTTAAGGAAGTTGAAAGATTAACAAAGGATGATTTTGTTGTTCTTGCAGGAAACATTCAAAAAACTCTTCCTAGAGACTGTTATAGCCAGGTTCAGAAAATATGTTTGAAAAATAAGGTGAAAGTAGTTGTTGATACAACAGGTGATGCATTAATATCAACTTTAAAGTACAATCCGTTTTTAATAAAGCCGAACAAATATGAGCTAAGTGAGATATTTGATACTGAAATAGTCAATAAAGAAGAAATTATATATTATGCTGAGAAATTAATACAAATGGGAGCTCGAAATGTAATCATTTCAATGGCTGGTGAAGGAGCGCTTTTGATTTGTGATGAAGGAGTATATCATGCAAAAGTACCACAAGACATAGTAAAGAATTCAGTTGGGGCTGGTGATTCGCTTATTGGAGGCTTTCTAGCAAATTATATTAATACTTCAGATATTATAGAAGCATTTAAATGGGGAGTTACTTGTGGAAGTGCAACTGCTTTTTCCGATGACCTTTGCAAAAAGCATGATGTCGAAAAGTTGTTAGACGAGATTGAAATATCCAAAATAAAGTAG
- a CDS encoding PTS sugar transporter subunit IIA: MRGFHLETLSRLSKFFMEDDFRNKIMNVKSEKELLSIIDDYEGVKVLKEGDNMKD; this comes from the coding sequence ATAAGGGGGTTCCATCTAGAAACATTATCTAGATTATCTAAGTTTTTTATGGAGGATGATTTTAGAAACAAAATAATGAATGTTAAGAGTGAAAAGGAATTATTAAGTATAATAGATGATTATGAGGGAGTTAAGGTTTTGAAAGAGGGGGATAATATGAAAGATTAA
- a CDS encoding DeoR/GlpR family DNA-binding transcription regulator, giving the protein MLTEERQRMILEILKNKGIVKINELVKFTKTSESTIRRDLTYLEGINELKRIHGGATLLKGRLNEPSYKEKQVKNISEKSKIAKYASALIEEGDCIYLDAGTTIFEMIQYIDKKDIVVVTNGLKHIDALVEQDIDAYILGGRIKARTKAAVGIDALKNLERFRFDKCFIGINGIHLEYGFTTPDSEEAILKESIMKLSKEAFVLADESKFGEVNFVKVSDIGLATIITNSKSENHERYLEKTRIKVVTE; this is encoded by the coding sequence ATGTTAACTGAAGAAAGACAACGAATGATATTAGAAATATTGAAAAATAAAGGGATAGTTAAGATAAATGAGCTTGTAAAATTCACAAAAACTTCAGAATCTACCATAAGACGTGATCTAACGTATCTTGAAGGTATTAATGAACTCAAAAGAATTCATGGTGGAGCAACTTTATTAAAGGGAAGACTTAATGAGCCAAGCTATAAAGAAAAACAAGTTAAAAATATTAGTGAAAAATCAAAAATAGCTAAATATGCTTCAGCTTTGATTGAAGAAGGAGACTGTATATATCTAGATGCTGGTACTACTATCTTTGAGATGATTCAATATATAGATAAAAAAGATATCGTTGTGGTTACAAATGGCCTTAAACATATTGATGCCCTTGTAGAACAAGATATTGATGCATATATACTTGGAGGAAGAATTAAAGCAAGAACTAAAGCGGCTGTCGGAATAGATGCTTTAAAAAATCTAGAAAGATTTAGATTTGATAAGTGCTTTATTGGGATTAACGGTATACATCTAGAGTATGGATTTACCACACCTGACTCCGAGGAAGCGATACTGAAGGAAAGCATTATGAAACTATCAAAAGAAGCATTTGTATTAGCTGATGAAAGCAAATTTGGAGAAGTTAATTTTGTAAAAGTTTCAGATATAGGACTAGCAACGATTATAACTAATTCAAAATCTGAAAATCATGAAAGGTACCTAGAAAAAACTAGAATAAAGGTTGTGACAGAATAA